The Campylobacter sp. CN_NE2 genome contains a region encoding:
- a CDS encoding tetratricopeptide repeat protein gives MKKIILTICLTLSVGFGVNLQTLVDECKNDNFASCSDVGTVLYQAGELETAVQFWQKACDGKNPSGCQNLGVSYHFGQGVEKDSKKAYELWNFACNANEYNACYNLGNIYKEGVTVQKNDIKARNYYDKACNKNIWLACYSLGDIYIAEGQNVQINAMGIDFYKKACENGKIGISCFKLGNIYDKGIIAKKSNSKAENYYKQACQNGFKDACEKVRN, from the coding sequence ATGAAAAAAATTATTTTAACTATTTGTCTTACCCTTAGCGTAGGATTTGGTGTCAATTTACAAACTCTTGTTGATGAGTGCAAAAACGACAATTTTGCAAGTTGCTCCGATGTAGGCACTGTTTTATATCAAGCAGGCGAATTGGAAACAGCTGTGCAATTTTGGCAAAAAGCTTGTGACGGAAAAAATCCTAGCGGTTGTCAAAATTTAGGCGTTTCATACCATTTTGGTCAGGGCGTAGAAAAGGATTCTAAAAAAGCTTATGAGTTATGGAATTTTGCCTGCAATGCGAACGAATACAATGCTTGTTATAATCTTGGAAATATATACAAAGAAGGGGTTACGGTTCAAAAAAATGACATTAAAGCAAGAAATTATTACGATAAAGCATGCAATAAAAATATATGGTTAGCATGTTATTCGCTTGGCGACATTTATATCGCAGAAGGACAAAATGTTCAAATAAACGCAATGGGAATTGATTTTTATAAAAAAGCTTGTGAAAACGGCAAAATCGGTATTAGCTGTTTTAAACTCGGAAATATTTATGATAAAGGAATAATAGCTAAAAAAAGTAATTCAAAAGCCGAAAACTACTATAAACAAGCTTGTCAAAATGGTTTTAAAGATGCTTGTGAAAAGGTAAGAAATTAG
- the napG gene encoding ferredoxin-type protein NapG, which produces MQRREVLGLIGLVVAGGSGFCEFARAEDKIRIRPPGALDEKEFMSKCIRCGLCVEACPFDTLKLAEFRDSGVPNGTPFFEPRKVPCYMCEDIPCTVACPTGALDKDLVSENDKLNINKAQMGVAVVDQKNCVAYFGIQCDACYRACPVLDKALFIEYKRNERTEKHALLLPVVDSDYCTGCGKCEKVCITTKPAITILPRNLVLGIPNDNYIKGWVEGDDARLDEVDSKIKLDLKKGVDYLNGGEL; this is translated from the coding sequence ATGCAAAGACGCGAAGTTTTAGGTTTAATCGGATTAGTTGTTGCAGGAGGTAGCGGATTTTGTGAATTCGCAAGAGCGGAAGATAAAATTCGCATTAGACCGCCGGGTGCACTTGATGAAAAAGAATTTATGAGCAAATGTATCCGTTGCGGACTCTGCGTGGAAGCCTGTCCGTTTGATACGCTAAAATTAGCTGAATTTCGCGATAGTGGAGTGCCAAATGGGACACCGTTTTTCGAACCACGAAAAGTTCCTTGCTATATGTGTGAAGATATTCCTTGCACTGTGGCGTGTCCGACTGGCGCATTAGATAAAGATTTAGTTAGCGAAAATGATAAGCTAAATATAAATAAAGCACAAATGGGCGTTGCGGTTGTTGATCAAAAAAACTGCGTTGCATACTTTGGAATTCAATGCGATGCATGTTATAGGGCTTGTCCTGTTTTGGATAAGGCTTTATTTATCGAATATAAACGCAACGAAAGAACCGAAAAACACGCATTATTGCTTCCTGTTGTCGATAGTGATTATTGCACGGGGTGTGGAAAATGCGAAAAGGTTTGTATAACAACAAAACCTGCCATAACCATTTTGCCTAGAAATTTAGTTCTTGGTATTCCAAACGATAACTATATCAAAGGTTGGGTAGAAGGCGATGACGCAAGGCTTGATGAAGTTGATAGCAAAATCAAGCTAGACTTGAAAAAAGGCGTTGATTACTTAAATGGAGGCGAACTATGA
- a CDS encoding Na/Pi cotransporter family protein, translating into MSVIKWLQTYRQSVIFAVLVIGVCVCMFVSKSFMTIAFGICIFLYAISVLEKSFASFTIIENFLKKTTDKRYKSFSFGFITTCLMQSSGLVSILAISFLSAGLISLTAGLAIIFGVNLGTIAGAWLIAGVGIKADIAYYAMPLIVVGMLFLFKKGENSKGFGYFLFSIGLLFLGIAYIKTGFDGVKESLDLTKYAMSGVGGLLLYTAVGIGVTIVMQSSHATLTLAITALSFNQLSYENAIAIAIGSNVGSTIMAVIGSINANLEGKKLMVAHVIFNVTSALIALIFIKLFMFLTDRTSEFVGIAQDDFVLKLAVFNTYFNVVGVCLFYPLTDFMANLLNKFVKFNKKRSKVDYAKYLGEKTDNFSDSASIVLVKEMEHLYENTSSILAKSISISKSDIASPNSSEKIIVSRQTPLKIDFDELYSNRFKEIYSQIMEYLINASQNAKKDDLNKFMDIRRCALLLAEVLKDMKNVQPNIYKFMTSTNPYAKAEYDKLRIKMLHGLRVIEKMRSLKIDDKAGLTELRALREEYRSISLEPDALLEEKKISNKMATSMINDIEIIKGITKKLLKIVEISLAHKDDELSNLVIQNLS; encoded by the coding sequence ATGTCTGTCATTAAATGGCTTCAAACTTACAGACAAAGCGTTATATTTGCCGTTTTGGTTATCGGCGTTTGCGTTTGTATGTTTGTAAGTAAAAGCTTTATGACGATTGCCTTTGGAATTTGCATATTTTTATACGCTATTAGTGTTTTAGAAAAAAGTTTTGCTTCATTTACGATTATCGAAAATTTTCTTAAAAAAACTACTGATAAACGCTATAAAAGCTTTTCATTTGGCTTTATAACCACCTGCTTAATGCAATCAAGCGGACTAGTTAGCATTTTAGCAATTTCCTTTTTAAGCGCAGGTCTTATTAGCCTTACAGCTGGACTTGCTATCATTTTTGGCGTAAATTTAGGCACGATCGCAGGTGCATGGCTTATCGCAGGTGTTGGCATAAAAGCCGATATTGCGTATTACGCTATGCCTTTAATCGTCGTTGGAATGCTATTTTTATTCAAAAAAGGTGAAAATTCCAAAGGTTTTGGCTATTTTTTATTTAGTATCGGGCTTTTGTTTTTAGGAATTGCTTACATAAAAACAGGCTTTGATGGCGTCAAAGAAAGCTTAGATCTCACAAAATACGCTATGAGTGGCGTTGGCGGACTTTTACTTTATACTGCCGTCGGTATCGGCGTAACCATCGTCATGCAAAGCTCACACGCCACTCTAACTTTGGCTATAACAGCACTTAGCTTCAATCAACTAAGCTACGAAAATGCCATTGCTATCGCAATCGGCTCAAATGTCGGAAGCACCATAATGGCAGTCATCGGCTCGATAAATGCAAATTTAGAAGGCAAAAAACTAATGGTCGCTCATGTAATCTTCAATGTTACAAGTGCGTTAATTGCCCTGATTTTTATAAAATTATTTATGTTTTTAACGGATAGGACTTCCGAATTCGTCGGTATCGCACAAGACGATTTTGTCCTAAAACTAGCTGTTTTTAATACATATTTTAATGTCGTTGGCGTGTGTCTTTTTTATCCTTTGACTGATTTTATGGCAAATTTGCTTAATAAATTTGTCAAATTTAACAAAAAACGCTCGAAAGTTGATTACGCAAAGTATCTTGGAGAAAAAACAGATAATTTTAGCGATAGTGCTTCTATTGTGCTGGTTAAAGAAATGGAACACTTATATGAAAATACAAGCTCAATTTTGGCAAAATCTATAAGCATTTCCAAAAGCGACATTGCTTCGCCAAATTCAAGCGAAAAAATCATTGTCTCTCGTCAAACTCCGCTTAAAATCGACTTTGATGAGCTTTATAGTAATCGCTTTAAGGAAATTTACTCGCAAATTATGGAATATCTCATAAATGCAAGTCAAAATGCAAAAAAAGATGACTTGAATAAATTTATGGACATTAGGCGCTGTGCCCTACTTTTAGCAGAAGTATTAAAAGATATGAAAAATGTCCAGCCAAATATATATAAATTTATGACATCAACCAACCCTTACGCCAAAGCAGAATATGACAAGCTTCGCATAAAAATGCTTCACGGACTTAGGGTAATCGAAAAAATGAGAAGCTTGAAAATAGATGATAAAGCCGGTTTAACCGAGCTTCGTGCTTTGCGTGAAGAGTATCGAAGTATCTCGCTTGAACCAGACGCATTGCTTGAAGAGAAAAAAATTTCAAACAAAATGGCAACTTCGATGATAAATGATATTGAAATCATTAAAGGCATAACCAAAAAACTTTTAAAAATCGTTGAAATCAGCCTTGCACACAAAGATGATGAGCTTTCAAATTTGGTAATCCAAAATTTGTCGTAA
- a CDS encoding energy transducer TonB produces the protein MRGFSKYDIIGFFSSTILYFCFVFSILKFANFSPILPKSNSLNFENVMMIDINNFNFLNDNDEKISEQKNFPNDINENLQKDDLVENENLQNFTDDLVEKEVLQEIVPKSEPILQPKQTLAKPKKQENAKIKKSKNSVNLDSQSANLGGNLNNINSANSLNLNQNSNKIANSDISAILKTIISKYAKQNYPSEARKLRQTGSVKIGFYYTKERRIENLQILQSSGFLNLDNAALNAVKKTKSKFPKPDKSDYFTLSINFTLTN, from the coding sequence ATGCGTGGTTTTAGCAAATACGATATTATCGGATTTTTCTCATCTACGATTTTATATTTTTGCTTTGTCTTTTCTATTTTAAAATTTGCAAATTTCTCGCCGATTTTACCAAAATCAAATTCGCTAAATTTTGAAAATGTTATGATGATTGATATAAATAATTTTAACTTTTTAAATGATAATGATGAAAAAATTTCAGAACAAAAAAACTTTCCAAACGATATAAATGAAAATTTACAAAAAGACGATTTAGTAGAAAACGAAAATTTACAAAACTTTACCGATGATTTAGTAGAAAAAGAAGTTTTACAAGAGATTGTGCCAAAATCAGAACCGATTTTGCAACCAAAACAGACATTGGCAAAACCAAAAAAACAGGAAAATGCGAAAATAAAAAAATCTAAAAATTCAGTAAATTTAGATTCACAAAGTGCAAATTTAGGCGGAAATTTAAATAACATAAATAGCGCAAATAGTTTAAATTTAAATCAAAATTCTAATAAGATTGCAAATTCCGATATTTCGGCTATTTTAAAAACTATAATATCAAAATATGCCAAGCAAAATTATCCAAGCGAAGCTAGAAAACTTCGCCAAACAGGAAGCGTGAAGATTGGATTTTATTACACAAAAGAGCGAAGAATTGAAAATTTGCAAATTTTGCAAAGCTCTGGTTTTTTAAATTTGGATAATGCAGCACTAAATGCGGTCAAAAAAACAAAATCAAAATTTCCAAAACCTGATAAATCAGATTATTTTACACTTAGCATAAATTTTACTTTAACTAATTAA
- the ruvB gene encoding Holliday junction branch migration DNA helicase RuvB gives MERIVEIEKFSVESEFETNLRPVSFDDYIGQDKIKQNLKVFIAAAKKRNECLDHALFYGPPGLGKTTLAHIIANEMGANIKITAAPMIEKSGDLAAILTNLDEGDVIFIDEIHRLSPAIEEVLYSAMEDFRLDIIIGSGPAAQTIKIDLPKFTLIGATTRAGMISAPLRDRFGMQFRLQFYTPKELARIIEIASAKLGKKCEENASLEIARRSRGTPRIALRLLKRIRDFAEINDENVITKERAGEGLNALGVNELGFDEMDIKYLEILFEAKRRAMGLTTIAAALSEDEGTIEDVIEPYLLANGYIEKTAKGRVATDKGRKAFGLPCLEIPNSKGLFDE, from the coding sequence ATGGAAAGAATTGTAGAAATAGAAAAATTTAGCGTTGAGAGCGAATTTGAGACCAATTTGCGTCCTGTTAGCTTTGATGATTATATCGGGCAGGACAAGATAAAGCAAAACTTAAAAGTCTTTATCGCCGCGGCAAAAAAACGAAACGAGTGCCTAGATCACGCACTTTTTTACGGACCGCCGGGCTTGGGTAAGACCACTTTGGCGCATATCATCGCAAACGAAATGGGAGCAAATATCAAAATCACCGCCGCCCCAATGATAGAAAAAAGCGGCGATTTGGCTGCAATTTTGACAAATTTAGACGAAGGCGATGTTATTTTCATAGATGAAATTCACAGGCTCTCCCCTGCTATCGAAGAAGTTTTATATTCGGCTATGGAAGACTTTCGCTTAGATATTATCATTGGCTCAGGCCCTGCTGCTCAAACGATTAAAATCGATTTGCCAAAATTTACGCTTATCGGTGCTACAACGAGAGCCGGTATGATTTCAGCACCACTTAGGGATCGCTTTGGTATGCAGTTTCGGTTGCAATTTTATACACCAAAAGAACTAGCTCGTATCATCGAAATCGCAAGTGCAAAACTTGGCAAAAAATGCGAAGAAAATGCTAGTTTGGAAATCGCTAGACGCAGTCGCGGAACGCCTAGAATCGCACTTCGTCTTTTAAAACGCATAAGGGATTTTGCCGAGATAAATGATGAAAATGTCATCACAAAAGAACGAGCCGGTGAAGGCTTAAACGCACTTGGCGTAAATGAGCTTGGTTTTGATGAAATGGATATAAAATATTTGGAAATCCTTTTTGAAGCAAAACGCAGAGCCATGGGGCTAACGACCATCGCAGCGGCTTTAAGCGAAGATGAAGGCACCATAGAAGATGTCATAGAGCCGTATCTCTTAGCTAACGGATATATCGAAAAAACGGCAAAAGGACGCGTGGCGACGGATAAAGGTCGCAAGGCTTTTGGATTGCCGTGCCTTGAAATACCAAATTCAAAAGGGCTTTTTGATGAATAA
- the napH gene encoding quinol dehydrogenase ferredoxin subunit NapH, translating into MIYTILRRIVQLSILALFIAGNCYGVKILQGNLSSSMLFDSINLSDPFATLQLLLAGLSLGTTALIGALIVLIFYALVAPRAYCGWVCPVNLLSDLAAWIREKFGIRTKILSVSKNARYYLMILALICSGLFGIAAFETLNYIGFFTRAVTSLSISAFSIALIIIIFEIFAGNRIICSHICPLGGFWAIISKFSLIRIYHKQANCTKCNKCKIVCPEAHILELVSKKDFKIGSECISCGRCVEVCDDDALNFSILGEKK; encoded by the coding sequence ATGATTTACACAATTTTAAGAAGAATAGTTCAGCTTAGCATACTTGCACTTTTTATAGCAGGAAACTGCTATGGTGTGAAAATTCTGCAAGGAAATTTAAGCTCGTCAATGCTATTTGATAGCATAAATTTAAGCGATCCGTTTGCTACGCTTCAACTACTTTTAGCAGGTTTGAGTTTGGGTACGACCGCATTAATAGGAGCTTTAATCGTTCTTATTTTTTATGCTTTGGTTGCACCAAGGGCGTATTGTGGTTGGGTTTGCCCTGTAAATTTGTTGAGTGATTTGGCTGCATGGATAAGAGAAAAATTTGGTATAAGAACAAAAATTTTAAGCGTTAGTAAAAATGCAAGATATTATCTAATGATTTTAGCTCTGATTTGTAGCGGATTATTTGGTATTGCAGCGTTTGAGACGCTAAATTATATCGGATTTTTTACAAGAGCTGTAACTTCGCTTAGCATTTCAGCTTTTAGCATAGCTCTTATTATCATTATCTTTGAAATTTTCGCAGGAAATAGAATAATATGTTCCCATATTTGTCCGCTTGGCGGATTTTGGGCGATAATAAGTAAATTTAGTTTAATTCGCATTTATCATAAACAAGCAAACTGCACAAAATGCAACAAATGCAAAATAGTTTGCCCGGAAGCTCATATTTTAGAATTAGTATCAAAAAAGGATTTTAAAATCGGCTCTGAGTGTATTAGTTGCGGTCGTTGCGTTGAGGTTTGCGATGATGATGCTTTGAATTTCAGTATTTTAGGAGAAAAAAAATGA
- a CDS encoding nitrate reductase cytochrome c-type subunit: MKKLLVCLSIAACVSLFAADGANKSEPTFRSDYTNENFALPTYEWKAEAPGANAVLERSFENAPPLIPHNLDDMLPITTDNNMCLSCHSPEAAEPLQIKSYPKSHMTDLRDENQKSLEGALSMSRYDCVSCHVVQSNATQLVKNNFEADFSRFKDSNTSSNLLDVLNQGVNVR, from the coding sequence ATGAAAAAATTACTTGTGTGCCTAAGTATTGCGGCTTGCGTAAGTTTGTTTGCAGCTGACGGTGCAAACAAATCAGAGCCGACTTTTAGGTCTGATTATACTAACGAGAATTTTGCTTTGCCGACTTATGAATGGAAAGCAGAAGCACCGGGAGCAAATGCTGTTTTAGAAAGAAGCTTTGAAAATGCTCCGCCGTTAATCCCGCATAATCTAGATGATATGCTTCCGATTACGACTGATAATAACATGTGTCTTTCTTGCCACTCGCCAGAAGCTGCCGAGCCGTTGCAAATAAAGTCATATCCAAAGAGCCACATGACAGATTTGCGTGATGAAAATCAAAAAAGCTTGGAAGGAGCGCTATCTATGTCGAGATACGACTGTGTTTCTTGCCATGTTGTGCAATCTAACGCAACACAGCTTGTAAAAAACAATTTTGAAGCAGATTTTAGTAGATTTAAAGATTCAAACACTAGCTCGAATTTGCTTGATGTTTTAAATCAAGGCGTAAATGTTAGATAA
- a CDS encoding chaperone NapD produces MNISSIIIYTNNEVNLQNLADNVAKMEFCEVVAAQDNKIVATIQTDTLDQELNTFKTIQAMQGVSDVAMIYSYQDLDEQIEAANNNDIESIMQKIDDEPEIKNIKYGGHLKI; encoded by the coding sequence ATGAATATTTCAAGCATAATAATATACACGAATAACGAAGTAAATTTACAAAATTTGGCTGATAATGTCGCTAAAATGGAATTTTGCGAAGTAGTTGCAGCACAAGATAATAAAATCGTAGCTACAATTCAAACTGATACGCTAGATCAAGAACTTAACACTTTTAAAACCATACAGGCTATGCAAGGCGTAAGCGATGTTGCGATGATTTATAGCTATCAAGACCTTGACGAGCAAATCGAAGCTGCAAACAACAACGACATCGAAAGCATTATGCAAAAAATCGATGACGAACCTGAAATCAAAAATATCAAATATGGTGGCCATTTAAAAATTTAG
- the napA gene encoding nitrate reductase catalytic subunit NapA, translating to MDRREFIKSSAAAAACSAAGISAPSLASAADGEKDWRWDKAACRFCGTGCGIMVATKGGKIVAVKGDPLCPVNRGLNCIKGYFNAKIMYGEDRITKPLLRMNEKGEFDKKGKFGEVSWQKAFDVMEAQFRKAYAEKGPSGLAVFGSGQYTIMEGVAAVKLIKAGFRSHNIDPNARHCMASAVVAFMQTFGIDEPSGCFDDIELTDTVVCWGANMAEMHPVLWSRVNDAKLKNPDRVKVVNLSTFSSRTSSIADIEIIFKPHTDLAIWNLIAHEILYNHPEAFDEKFVKEHCVFATGPVDIGYGMRPNPKHPKFDPKEVDTVAKEVSKVLSENEGVTLAYLGMKAGDTLENKSNGKADSHWLIGFDDFKKALEPYTLDFVAKLAKGDDNEDLESFKKKLQALVDLYIEKNRKVVSFWTMGMNQHQRGTWVNEQSYMVHFLLGKQAKPGDGAFSLTGQPSACGTAREVGTFCHRLPADMVVANPKHREMTEKVWQIPAGTINPRPGFPYVKLMRDIEDGAVKFAWVHVNNPWHNTANANHWIKAAREMDNFIVVSDPYPGVSAKVADLILPTAMIYEKWGAYGNAERRTQHWRQQVLPVGEAMSDTWQILEFSKRFKIKDFWGERKIDDKLTLPDVLEEAKKMGYDPEDTLFDVLFANKRAKEFKADDPIIAGFDCTEVFGDSRKVIGSDGKEFTGYGFFIHKYLFEEYRIFGNGHGHDLADFDTYHRVRGLRWPVVDGKETQWRFNTRYDTYAKKANPNGDFAFYGNQGALPTGDMAKATSGEEKTSFKNKGKIFFRPYMDPCEMPDKEYPLWLCTGRVLEHWHSGTMTMRVPELYRAVPEALCFMNEADGKKLGIAQNDIVWVESRRGKVKVRVDFRGRNVPPVGLVYVPWFDENVFINKVCLDATCPLSKETDYKKCAVKIYKA from the coding sequence ATGGACAGACGAGAATTTATCAAGAGTTCTGCTGCCGCTGCTGCTTGCAGTGCCGCAGGTATTTCGGCTCCTAGCCTAGCAAGTGCAGCGGATGGCGAAAAAGACTGGCGCTGGGATAAAGCGGCATGTCGTTTTTGCGGAACCGGCTGTGGTATTATGGTTGCTACAAAGGGTGGAAAAATCGTAGCCGTAAAAGGCGATCCACTATGCCCTGTAAATCGTGGCTTAAACTGCATTAAAGGATACTTTAACGCAAAAATTATGTATGGTGAAGACCGTATCACAAAACCTCTTTTGCGTATGAACGAAAAAGGCGAATTTGACAAAAAAGGTAAATTCGGCGAAGTTAGTTGGCAAAAAGCCTTTGATGTTATGGAAGCACAATTCCGCAAAGCTTATGCCGAAAAAGGTCCAAGCGGACTAGCTGTATTTGGTAGCGGTCAATACACTATCATGGAAGGTGTTGCGGCTGTTAAGCTTATCAAGGCTGGTTTTAGATCTCACAATATCGACCCAAATGCCCGCCATTGCATGGCAAGTGCGGTTGTTGCGTTTATGCAAACATTTGGTATAGATGAACCATCAGGTTGTTTTGATGACATCGAGCTAACAGATACAGTTGTTTGCTGGGGCGCAAATATGGCAGAAATGCACCCAGTTTTGTGGTCTCGCGTAAATGACGCCAAGCTTAAAAACCCAGATCGCGTAAAAGTTGTAAATTTATCAACTTTTTCAAGTAGAACTTCAAGCATTGCAGATATTGAGATTATTTTTAAACCTCATACTGACCTTGCGATTTGGAATTTGATCGCTCATGAAATTTTATATAACCACCCAGAAGCTTTTGATGAAAAATTCGTAAAAGAGCACTGTGTGTTTGCGACAGGTCCTGTTGATATTGGTTATGGTATGAGACCAAATCCAAAACACCCTAAATTTGATCCAAAAGAAGTTGATACCGTAGCAAAAGAAGTTTCAAAAGTTCTAAGCGAAAACGAAGGTGTAACTTTGGCATATCTAGGTATGAAGGCAGGAGATACACTAGAAAATAAAAGTAACGGTAAAGCCGATTCGCATTGGCTAATCGGATTTGATGATTTCAAAAAAGCATTAGAACCTTATACGCTTGATTTTGTTGCAAAACTAGCAAAAGGCGATGATAATGAAGATTTAGAAAGCTTTAAGAAAAAACTTCAAGCCCTAGTTGATTTATATATCGAGAAAAACAGAAAAGTAGTTAGCTTCTGGACAATGGGTATGAATCAACACCAAAGAGGAACTTGGGTAAATGAACAAAGCTATATGGTGCATTTCTTATTAGGCAAACAAGCTAAACCGGGCGACGGAGCATTCTCGCTAACAGGACAACCAAGTGCTTGCGGAACCGCAAGAGAAGTAGGAACTTTCTGCCACAGATTGCCAGCTGATATGGTTGTAGCAAATCCAAAACACAGAGAAATGACTGAAAAAGTATGGCAAATTCCAGCAGGAACTATCAACCCAAGACCAGGCTTCCCTTATGTAAAACTAATGAGAGATATTGAAGACGGAGCGGTTAAATTTGCTTGGGTTCATGTAAATAACCCATGGCATAATACTGCAAATGCAAATCACTGGATCAAAGCAGCACGCGAAATGGATAACTTCATCGTTGTAAGCGATCCATATCCGGGCGTATCTGCAAAAGTAGCGGATTTGATTTTACCGACCGCTATGATTTATGAGAAATGGGGAGCTTACGGTAATGCTGAGCGAAGAACTCAACACTGGCGACAACAAGTATTACCAGTAGGCGAAGCGATGAGTGATACATGGCAAATTTTAGAATTCTCTAAACGCTTTAAGATTAAAGATTTCTGGGGCGAGAGAAAAATCGATGATAAGCTAACTTTGCCAGATGTTTTAGAAGAAGCTAAAAAAATGGGTTACGATCCAGAAGATACTCTATTTGATGTATTGTTTGCAAACAAACGAGCAAAAGAATTCAAAGCAGACGATCCAATCATCGCAGGATTTGATTGTACCGAAGTTTTCGGCGATAGTAGAAAAGTAATCGGAAGCGACGGAAAAGAATTCACAGGTTATGGTTTCTTTATCCATAAATATCTATTTGAAGAGTATAGAATTTTTGGTAACGGACACGGACACGATTTAGCTGATTTTGATACATATCATAGAGTTAGAGGTCTTAGATGGCCAGTTGTCGATGGAAAAGAGACTCAATGGAGATTTAACACTCGCTACGATACATACGCTAAAAAAGCAAATCCAAACGGTGATTTTGCATTTTACGGAAACCAAGGCGCATTGCCGACCGGAGATATGGCAAAAGCAACATCGGGAGAAGAAAAAACTTCATTTAAAAATAAAGGTAAAATTTTCTTCCGCCCTTACATGGATCCATGCGAAATGCCGGATAAAGAGTATCCGCTATGGTTATGCACAGGTCGTGTGCTAGAACACTGGCATTCAGGCACGATGACAATGCGTGTTCCTGAATTGTATCGCGCTGTTCCTGAGGCACTTTGTTTTATGAATGAAGCTGACGGAAAGAAATTAGGCATAGCTCAAAATGATATTGTATGGGTAGAATCAAGAAGAGGAAAAGTAAAAGTTAGAGTAGATTTTAGAGGTAGAAATGTTCCGCCTGTGGGTCTAGTTTATGTTCCTTGGTTTGATGAAAATGTCTTTATCAATAAAGTTTGTTTGGATGCGACTTGTCCGCTTTCAAAAGAAACAGACTATAAAAAATGCGCTGTAAAAATTTATAAGGCTTAG
- a CDS encoding AI-2E family transporter, with the protein MKTSKIFFACFIVFMLCWVLYLFNPFLLTISIGILLAVSTSGLHYKILKFTNHKRTLSALLTTLILCCIFFVPFIYAVIAIFKNAANLDATFISQTVNFVKNYDFSLLPSPFDKFEANIREFIVNLDFGGIAKQGALYLSTLGKSSAKFIADMGLIIIFYFFTNLYGKDFLLFVRKSTPIGTKQLNYMFSQTANTMSVVFYSTIFNAILQGFLFSIIAGIYGHDAVLMGIIFAFSSLIPAIGGALVYVPTAIFELANGNTSGAIIILIYCVVLISVLADSFIKPLVIKFINSKLVTRPTSINELLIFFSMLSGIATFGFWGVILGPAILTLFIAVLNLYSQLRDKDFI; encoded by the coding sequence ATGAAAACAAGTAAAATATTTTTTGCGTGTTTTATTGTGTTTATGTTATGCTGGGTTTTATACCTATTTAATCCATTTTTGCTAACGATTTCGATAGGAATTTTACTTGCAGTTTCGACTTCGGGTTTGCACTATAAAATTTTAAAATTTACAAACCATAAACGCACATTATCGGCACTTTTGACGACTTTGATTTTGTGTTGTATATTTTTTGTGCCGTTTATCTATGCCGTAATTGCGATATTTAAAAATGCTGCGAATTTAGACGCTACATTTATCAGCCAAACGGTAAATTTTGTAAAAAATTACGATTTTTCACTTTTGCCATCGCCTTTTGATAAATTTGAAGCAAATATTCGAGAATTTATCGTAAATTTGGACTTTGGCGGTATCGCAAAACAAGGCGCACTCTATCTTTCGACACTTGGGAAATCGAGTGCCAAATTTATCGCAGATATGGGCTTAATCATCATTTTTTACTTTTTTACCAATCTTTACGGAAAGGATTTTCTGCTTTTTGTTCGCAAATCCACGCCCATTGGCACAAAACAGCTAAATTATATGTTTTCACAAACTGCAAATACAATGAGCGTCGTGTTTTATTCAACCATTTTTAATGCGATTTTACAAGGATTTTTATTTTCGATTATCGCAGGAATTTACGGACACGATGCTGTTTTAATGGGGATAATTTTTGCTTTTTCATCACTAATACCGGCTATCGGTGGTGCGCTAGTATATGTGCCAACGGCGATTTTCGAACTCGCAAACGGCAACACAAGTGGAGCGATTATTATTTTAATTTATTGTGTCGTGCTAATCTCGGTTCTAGCCGATAGCTTTATAAAGCCGCTAGTCATTAAATTTATAAATTCAAAACTTGTAACAAGACCGACAAGCATAAATGAGCTTTTGATATTTTTCTCAATGCTTTCGGGCATTGCGACATTTGGATTTTGGGGTGTGATTTTAGGACCTGCGATTTTAACACTATTTATCGCGGTACTAAATTTATATTCTCAATTACGAGATAAGGATTTTATATAA